In a single window of the Nodularia spumigena CCY9414 genome:
- a CDS encoding SPL family radical SAM protein produces the protein MAKAKYEGYCDVQPTKLVREKFGDTKVYGQNAKSVLTKASGFIGDYDFTLNPYRGCQYGCSYCYAAAFSPNTQMRDDWGKWVIVKDNAAEVLTKELQKWYKQHPQTPPIIYMSSVTDPYQPLESRHQLTRRLLEVMLDVRDDGYPTPTLVIQTRSPIITRDIDYLQRFQRLRINMSIPTGSESVRRDFEPRSPSVRARLNAIIKLKQSIDSFKGFVPKISITITPLLPTLPTDEAAFISKLAVADRVVIQDFHPNHRRSLIASTRQEAEEIKKKYDWWYNAENFSYLKFKEKLFNQLPGVEIKEGKEGFGYE, from the coding sequence ATGGCGAAAGCAAAATATGAAGGTTATTGCGACGTACAGCCGACTAAATTAGTTAGAGAAAAATTTGGAGACACTAAAGTTTATGGACAAAATGCTAAGTCGGTACTAACAAAAGCTAGCGGTTTTATTGGTGATTATGATTTTACTCTGAATCCTTACCGGGGTTGCCAGTATGGTTGTAGTTATTGTTATGCGGCTGCATTTAGTCCAAATACTCAGATGCGCGACGATTGGGGTAAATGGGTAATTGTTAAAGATAATGCTGCGGAAGTTTTAACTAAAGAATTACAAAAATGGTATAAGCAACATCCTCAAACTCCTCCCATAATTTACATGAGTAGTGTTACAGATCCTTATCAACCTCTGGAATCTCGACATCAATTGACTCGCAGATTGTTGGAGGTAATGCTAGATGTGAGGGATGATGGTTATCCGACACCAACGTTAGTAATTCAAACTCGTAGTCCCATTATTACTAGAGATATTGATTATTTACAACGTTTTCAGCGCTTGCGAATTAATATGAGTATTCCGACTGGGAGTGAATCAGTGAGGCGGGATTTTGAACCGCGATCGCCTAGCGTTAGAGCCCGATTAAATGCCATCATTAAACTGAAGCAAAGTATTGACTCTTTTAAAGGCTTTGTTCCCAAAATCTCGATCACGATTACTCCCTTACTCCCGACTCTCCCCACTGATGAAGCTGCTTTTATTAGTAAATTAGCTGTTGCTGATAGAGTGGTAATTCAAGATTTTCATCCTAATCATCGTCGTTCCCTCATAGCTTCAACCCGCCAAGAAGCTGAGGAAATTAAGAAAAAATATGATTGGTGGTATAATGCAGAAAATTTTAGTTACCTCAAATTTAAAGAGAAGTTATTTAATCAACTTCCAGGTGTAGAAATTAAAGAAGGTAAGGAGGGTTTTGGGTATGAGTAA
- a CDS encoding type II toxin-antitoxin system RelE/ParE family toxin, producing the protein MSPSDEHPKYRDRRTEDFANGERVKEFQAFERQAYKRLDILEAAPNKEALMQLPSNRFEALSGDRKGQYSIRINNKWRICFNWPDDSPAPFNIEIVDYH; encoded by the coding sequence ATGTCTCCGTCAGATGAACACCCTAAATATCGTGATAGAAGGACGGAAGACTTTGCAAACGGAGAAAGGGTTAAGGAGTTTCAGGCTTTTGAAAGGCAGGCGTATAAACGTCTAGACATTTTAGAAGCTGCCCCTAATAAGGAAGCATTAATGCAACTGCCAAGTAATCGTTTTGAAGCTTTATCAGGAGACAGAAAGGGTCAATATAGTATCCGAATCAATAATAAATGGCGGATTTGTTTTAATTGGCCGGATGATTCTCCTGCACCCTTCAACATTGAAATCGTAGATTATCACTAA
- the ureC gene encoding urease subunit alpha: MPYKISRRAYAETYGPTIGDRIRLADTEIFIEVEQDFTTYGDEVKFGGGKVIRDGMGQSPISNADGAVDLVITNALILDWWGVVKADIGIKDGKIFKIGKAGNPYIQDNIDIIIGPGTEALAGEGMILTAGGIDSHIHFICPQQIEVAIASGITTMLGGGTGPATGTNATTCTPGPWNMYRMLQAADAFPVNLGFMGKGNTSQPQGIVEQVLAGAMGLKLHEDWGTTPATIDTCLSVADEYDVQVAIHTDTLNEAGFVEDTIAAFKHRAIHTYHTEGAGGGHAPDIIKVCGQANVLPSSTNPTRPYTVNTLEEHLDMLMVCHHLDSSIPEDVAFAESRIRRETIAAEDILHDLGAFSMIASDSQAMGRVGEVIIRTWQTSHKMKVQRGSLPGDGLADNNRAKRYVAKYTINPAITHGIAQYVGSVEAGKLADLCLWRPAFFGVKPEIVIKGGMIAWSQMGDANASIPTPQPVHTRPMFGSFGGARHATSLTFVSQAALEREIPSQLGLKKSAVAVSGTRQISKRDMKLNDALPHIEVDAETYQVRADGELLTCEPATVLPMAQRYFLF; the protein is encoded by the coding sequence ATGCCTTACAAAATCTCTCGCCGCGCCTACGCAGAAACCTACGGTCCCACAATAGGCGATCGCATCCGATTAGCAGACACAGAAATATTTATCGAAGTAGAACAAGACTTCACCACCTACGGCGACGAAGTGAAATTTGGTGGCGGTAAAGTTATCAGAGACGGAATGGGACAATCCCCCATTTCTAACGCCGATGGCGCAGTAGATTTAGTCATTACTAATGCTTTAATTCTCGATTGGTGGGGTGTTGTCAAAGCCGATATTGGCATTAAAGACGGCAAAATTTTCAAAATAGGTAAAGCCGGAAATCCCTATATTCAAGACAATATAGATATTATTATTGGCCCTGGAACTGAAGCTTTAGCAGGGGAAGGAATGATTCTCACGGCTGGCGGTATTGATAGCCATATTCATTTTATTTGTCCCCAGCAAATTGAAGTGGCGATCGCCTCTGGAATTACTACCATGTTAGGTGGTGGTACTGGCCCCGCTACAGGGACAAACGCCACCACCTGCACCCCTGGCCCCTGGAATATGTACCGGATGTTACAAGCTGCTGATGCTTTCCCTGTCAACTTAGGATTTATGGGTAAAGGTAACACCAGTCAACCCCAAGGAATTGTCGAACAAGTGCTAGCCGGCGCAATGGGGTTAAAACTGCATGAAGACTGGGGAACTACCCCTGCTACCATTGATACTTGTCTGAGTGTTGCTGATGAGTATGATGTGCAAGTGGCAATTCATACTGATACTTTGAACGAAGCCGGATTTGTCGAAGATACTATTGCAGCATTCAAACATCGGGCTATTCATACTTACCACACCGAAGGCGCAGGGGGCGGACACGCACCAGATATTATTAAGGTTTGCGGACAAGCCAACGTTTTACCATCTTCAACTAATCCCACACGCCCTTACACCGTGAACACCCTAGAAGAACATCTAGATATGTTGATGGTGTGTCATCACCTCGATTCCAGTATTCCCGAAGATGTGGCTTTTGCTGAGTCTCGCATTCGTCGAGAAACCATAGCTGCGGAAGATATTTTGCACGACTTAGGCGCATTTAGTATGATTGCTTCTGATTCCCAAGCAATGGGGCGAGTCGGTGAAGTGATAATTCGCACTTGGCAGACATCCCATAAAATGAAGGTACAACGCGGAAGCCTTCCCGGAGATGGACTTGCAGATAATAATCGGGCAAAAAGATATGTTGCTAAATACACAATTAATCCAGCAATTACTCATGGTATTGCCCAGTATGTTGGTTCAGTGGAAGCGGGTAAACTTGCAGATTTATGTTTGTGGCGACCAGCGTTTTTTGGTGTGAAACCAGAAATAGTCATTAAAGGAGGAATGATTGCTTGGTCACAAATGGGCGATGCTAATGCTAGTATTCCCACACCTCAGCCTGTGCATACAAGACCGATGTTTGGTAGTTTTGGCGGGGCGCGTCACGCCACATCTTTAACCTTTGTTTCCCAAGCTGCTTTAGAAAGAGAAATTCCCAGCCAGTTAGGTTTAAAAAAATCTGCTGTCGCCGTTTCTGGGACACGTCAAATCAGTAAACGAGATATGAAGCTAAATGATGCTTTACCACATATTGAAGTAGATGCAGAAACCTATCAAGTTAGGGCTGATGGTGAATTACTAACTTGTGAACCCGCAACCGTTTTACCAATGGCGCAAAGATACTTTTTGTTTTAG
- the ureA gene encoding urease subunit gamma, with translation MQLTPQEKDKLLIFTAALLAERRKNRGLKLNYPEAVAYISAAILEGARDGQTVAELMSYGTTLLSRDDVMEGIPEMVHEVQVEATFPDGTKLVTVHNPIR, from the coding sequence ATGCAATTGACACCACAGGAAAAGGATAAGTTATTGATTTTTACGGCGGCTTTGTTGGCTGAGAGGCGTAAAAATAGGGGTTTGAAGTTGAATTATCCAGAAGCAGTAGCCTATATTTCGGCGGCGATTTTGGAAGGTGCGAGAGATGGACAAACTGTCGCAGAATTGATGAGTTATGGGACTACTCTGTTATCACGAGATGATGTGATGGAGGGTATCCCGGAAATGGTGCATGAGGTGCAGGTAGAAGCAACTTTTCCTGATGGAACTAAGTTGGTGACAGTGCATAATCCGATTAGATAA
- the groES gene encoding co-chaperone GroES: MAAVTLSVSTVKPLGDRVFVKVSAPEEKTAGGLFLPDNAQEKPQVGEVVALGPGKRNDDGSRQELDIKTGDKVLYSKYAGTDIKLGTEEYVLLSEKDILAVVM, encoded by the coding sequence ATGGCAGCTGTAACTTTAAGCGTTTCCACAGTTAAACCTCTAGGCGATCGCGTTTTCGTAAAAGTGAGCGCCCCCGAAGAAAAGACCGCAGGTGGACTGTTTTTACCCGATAATGCCCAGGAAAAACCCCAAGTAGGCGAAGTCGTCGCTCTTGGCCCTGGCAAGCGTAACGATGACGGTAGCCGTCAAGAATTAGACATCAAAACCGGCGATAAAGTGTTGTACTCCAAGTACGCTGGCACTGATATCAAGCTCGGCACAGAAGAATACGTACTGCTTTCAGAAAAAGACATCTTAGCAGTCGTCATGTAA
- a CDS encoding urease accessory protein UreD — protein MIANTLIDKTWHGKLNLVYADRLNSTQLIYSHNQAPLKVQRPFYPEGAEICHSVILHTAGGVVGGDRLSSNIHLQTNAQALITTSAASKIYGTNGLQARQNIDIQVDAGACLEWLPQETIVFNGAIYRQDLRVELAPGGSWLGWEITRFGRTARGEKFLQGEWRSHTEIWQQGVPLWIDRQYLPGSEAVFHSPHGLAGQPIAGSLVWVGSDISAEFLAKARSLWDGSGEVGMTRLQNGFLCRYRGASTSEVRNWFTVVWELLRGDFLHRGGCVPRVWQV, from the coding sequence ATGATTGCTAACACTCTAATAGATAAAACATGGCATGGTAAACTTAATTTAGTATATGCCGATCGCCTCAATAGTACCCAGTTAATTTACAGTCACAACCAAGCCCCCCTGAAGGTACAACGCCCATTTTATCCAGAGGGTGCGGAAATTTGTCATAGTGTCATATTACACACGGCTGGGGGTGTGGTGGGAGGCGATCGCCTATCCTCCAATATCCACCTCCAAACCAATGCACAAGCATTAATTACTACATCCGCAGCTAGTAAAATATACGGCACTAACGGACTGCAAGCTAGGCAAAATATTGACATCCAAGTTGATGCAGGTGCTTGTTTAGAATGGCTACCCCAAGAAACAATTGTGTTTAACGGGGCAATTTATCGCCAAGATTTACGGGTAGAATTAGCACCTGGTGGTAGTTGGTTAGGTTGGGAAATTACTCGATTTGGGCGGACTGCTAGAGGCGAAAAATTTTTACAGGGAGAATGGCGATCGCATACGGAAATTTGGCAGCAAGGCGTACCCTTGTGGATTGATCGCCAATACTTACCGGGTAGCGAAGCAGTTTTTCACAGTCCTCACGGCTTGGCGGGACAACCAATAGCAGGTAGTCTAGTTTGGGTGGGAAGTGATATTTCTGCCGAATTCTTGGCAAAAGCACGGAGTTTATGGGATGGTTCTGGGGAAGTTGGTATGACTCGGTTACAAAATGGATTTTTGTGTCGATATCGTGGTGCTTCTACCTCTGAGGTGAGAAACTGGTTTACGGTTGTCTGGGAGTTGCTGCGAGGGGATTTTTTACATCGTGGTGGCTGTGTACCCAGAGTATGGCAGGTTTGA
- a CDS encoding HigA family addiction module antitoxin codes for MARPPIHPGEILADEINQLGITASELARKLNVPKNRITEIINGQRGITADTALRLGYYFGTGAELWMNLQKNYELKVAEQTHGQAIRESIKPYVLAT; via the coding sequence ATGGCACGTCCACCTATTCACCCTGGAGAAATTCTGGCTGATGAAATTAATCAACTGGGCATAACTGCTAGTGAATTAGCTCGTAAACTCAATGTCCCAAAAAATAGAATTACTGAAATCATTAATGGACAAAGAGGGATAACAGCCGATACAGCTTTAAGGTTAGGTTATTATTTTGGCACTGGTGCTGAACTGTGGATGAATCTTCAAAAGAATTATGAACTTAAGGTAGCTGAACAAACACACGGTCAAGCGATTCGAGAAAGTATTAAACCGTATGTTTTAGCTACTTGA
- a CDS encoding DUF4351 domain-containing protein, which translates to MSYDNACKYLAEQYPADFVRWLLGVEAPQIEVLKTELTLEPIRADSVTFLQTANQILHIEFQTLPKSKTPLNFRMLDYSVRLKRQYKCPVTQVLIFLQETDNEVVFTEEYRDDTTIHKFEVVRLWEQDSKIFLDNPALLPLATLTRTDSPQTLLSQVAQKIATIPDREQQQNIAGCVEVLAGLRFEKDLVHQFLREDIMKESVIYQDIVQKEAFKMISRQIKKRFGDVNDSLMTQVRNLSADNLEDLGEALFDFSEVADLVAWLEQQH; encoded by the coding sequence TTGAGTTACGACAACGCTTGTAAATATTTGGCTGAACAGTATCCTGCTGATTTTGTGCGTTGGTTGCTGGGGGTTGAAGCGCCACAAATTGAAGTATTGAAAACAGAATTAACTCTTGAACCTATTCGTGCTGATTCTGTAACCTTTCTGCAAACAGCAAACCAAATTCTGCATATTGAATTTCAGACTTTACCTAAATCTAAAACGCCTCTTAATTTCCGAATGCTTGATTATTCTGTCAGGTTAAAGCGTCAGTATAAATGTCCTGTGACTCAGGTGTTAATATTTTTGCAGGAAACTGATAACGAAGTCGTTTTTACTGAAGAATATCGAGATGATACTACTATTCACAAATTTGAGGTTGTCCGTCTTTGGGAACAAGATTCAAAGATATTTTTAGATAATCCCGCATTATTACCTTTAGCAACTTTAACCCGAACTGATTCACCACAAACTTTATTATCCCAAGTAGCTCAAAAAATCGCTACAATTCCAGATAGGGAACAGCAACAAAATATTGCAGGTTGTGTAGAAGTTCTTGCAGGTTTGCGGTTTGAAAAGGATTTGGTTCATCAATTTTTACGGGAGGATATTATGAAAGAATCTGTAATTTATCAAGATATCGTTCAAAAAGAAGCATTCAAAATGATTAGTCGTCAGATTAAAAAACGTTTTGGTGATGTTAATGATTCCTTAATGACACAGGTAAGAAATTTATCTGCTGATAATTTAGAAGATTTGGGCGAAGCATTATTTGATTTTTCCGAAGTTGCTGATTTGGTAGCTTGGTTAGAACAGCAGCATTAG
- the groL gene encoding chaperonin GroEL (60 kDa chaperone family; promotes refolding of misfolded polypeptides especially under stressful conditions; forms two stacked rings of heptamers to form a barrel-shaped 14mer; ends can be capped by GroES; misfolded proteins enter the barrel where they are refolded when GroES binds): MAKRIIYNENARRALERGIDILAEAVAVTLGPKGRNVVLEKKFGAPQIVNDGVTIAKEIELEDHIENTGVALIRQAASKTNDAAGDGTTTATVLAHAMVKEGLRNVAAGANAISLKRGIDKASAFLVEKIAEHARPVEDSKSIAQVAAISAGNDEEVGQMIAQAMDKVGKEGVISLEEGKSMTTELEITEGMRFEKGYISPYFATDAERMETVFDEPYLLITDKKIALVQDLVPVLEQVARSGRPLVIIAEDIEKEALATLVVNRLRGVLNVAAVKAPGFGDRRKAMLEDIAVLTGGTLVTEDAGLKLENTKLESLGKARRVTITKDTTTIVAEGNEAPVKARCEQIRRQMEETESSYDKEKLQERLAKLSGGVAVVKVGAATETEMKDKKLRLEDAINATKAAVEEGIVPGGGTTLAHLAPELETWAKANLKDEELIGALIVVRALPAPLKRIAENAGQNGAVIAERVKEKDFNIGYNAATNEFVDLLEAGIVDPAKVTRSALQNAASIAGMVLTTECIIVDKPEPKDAAPAGGGGMGGGDFDY, from the coding sequence ATGGCAAAACGCATTATTTACAACGAAAACGCCCGTCGCGCCCTGGAACGAGGCATTGATATCTTGGCTGAAGCCGTAGCTGTTACCCTTGGCCCTAAAGGTCGTAACGTAGTACTAGAAAAGAAATTTGGCGCACCCCAAATCGTGAATGACGGTGTAACCATCGCCAAAGAAATCGAACTAGAAGACCATATTGAAAACACTGGCGTAGCTTTGATTCGTCAAGCTGCTTCCAAGACCAATGACGCTGCTGGCGATGGTACTACAACTGCCACCGTTTTGGCTCACGCGATGGTTAAGGAAGGCTTACGCAACGTTGCTGCTGGCGCTAATGCAATTTCTTTGAAGCGTGGTATTGATAAAGCTTCCGCCTTCTTGGTAGAGAAAATTGCTGAACACGCTCGTCCAGTAGAAGATTCTAAATCCATTGCTCAAGTTGCTGCGATTTCAGCTGGTAACGACGAAGAAGTGGGTCAGATGATTGCCCAAGCAATGGACAAGGTAGGCAAGGAAGGCGTAATTTCCCTAGAAGAAGGGAAATCTATGACCACCGAGCTAGAAATAACCGAAGGTATGCGCTTTGAGAAAGGCTATATCTCTCCTTATTTCGCTACCGATGCTGAACGCATGGAAACAGTCTTTGATGAGCCTTACCTGCTAATCACTGACAAGAAGATTGCGTTAGTACAAGACCTCGTACCAGTTTTAGAGCAAGTAGCTCGCTCTGGTCGTCCTTTGGTGATTATCGCCGAAGATATTGAAAAAGAAGCTTTAGCGACTTTGGTAGTTAACCGCTTGCGTGGTGTACTCAATGTTGCGGCTGTGAAAGCTCCTGGTTTTGGCGATCGCCGTAAAGCGATGCTAGAAGATATCGCCGTTCTAACTGGTGGTACATTGGTAACAGAAGACGCTGGTCTGAAGCTAGAAAATACCAAGCTAGAAAGCCTGGGTAAAGCTCGCCGTGTCACCATTACCAAGGACACAACCACAATTGTTGCTGAAGGTAACGAAGCTCCTGTAAAAGCTCGTTGCGAACAAATCCGTCGTCAGATGGAAGAAACCGAATCTTCTTACGACAAAGAGAAGCTGCAAGAACGTCTGGCTAAACTCTCTGGTGGTGTAGCTGTGGTGAAAGTGGGTGCAGCCACTGAAACCGAAATGAAAGATAAGAAGCTACGCCTAGAAGACGCGATCAACGCCACCAAAGCTGCTGTAGAAGAAGGGATTGTTCCCGGCGGTGGTACAACTCTAGCTCACCTTGCTCCTGAATTAGAAACTTGGGCAAAAGCTAATCTCAAAGATGAAGAGTTGATTGGTGCTTTGATTGTCGTTCGTGCTTTACCTGCGCCTCTGAAGCGGATTGCTGAAAACGCTGGTCAGAATGGTGCTGTAATTGCTGAACGTGTGAAAGAGAAAGATTTCAACATCGGCTACAACGCTGCAACCAACGAATTCGTTGATTTGTTAGAAGCTGGTATTGTTGACCCTGCGAAGGTAACTCGTTCTGCGCTGCAAAACGCTGCTTCTATCGCTGGTATGGTGTTGACAACCGAATGTATCATCGTTGACAAGCCTGAGCCTAAAGATGCCGCTCCTGCTGGTGGCGGTGGTATGGGTGGCGGTGACTTCGATTACTAA
- a CDS encoding urease subunit beta — MIPGEIITPNGEIELNAGRFVIKLMVGNTGDRPIQIGSHFHFYEVNAALSFEREQARGMRLDIPAGTAVRFEPGDEKEVSLVGLVGSREVYGFNGRVNGKI; from the coding sequence ATGATTCCAGGGGAAATTATTACTCCAAATGGTGAAATTGAGTTAAATGCTGGTCGTTTTGTTATTAAGTTAATGGTGGGAAATACAGGCGATCGCCCGATTCAAATCGGTTCACATTTTCATTTTTATGAAGTGAATGCAGCATTGAGTTTTGAGAGGGAACAAGCGAGGGGAATGCGTCTGGATATTCCTGCGGGTACAGCAGTGAGGTTTGAACCAGGAGATGAGAAGGAGGTGAGTTTAGTGGGTTTGGTGGGGAGTCGTGAAGTTTATGGATTTAATGGGAGGGTTAATGGGAAGATTTAA
- a CDS encoding GTPase family protein, which yields MPDMPEESSDIPQPVLEKIFSQIRQVFTEHPPTIGVIGVSGTGKSSVINTLFGTRLDISHTKACTKDFMAIELEVIGKKAKKEGKKTTLRVFDAPGLGEDIERDPNYLEMYHKYLPQCDVILYLISARNRAIALDQKYIQELKAYSNKMLFAISQVDLVEPCDWANLSPIPSQSQDDNIQEIIKDREPRISKIVEQDVKLIPFSSYRGYNLEVLFNNILSTCKDDRAWLFDVIKSFSYEDFLPSNIQ from the coding sequence ATGCCAGATATGCCAGAAGAGAGTTCAGATATACCTCAACCTGTTTTGGAGAAAATATTTTCACAGATACGTCAAGTGTTTACCGAACATCCACCGACAATAGGAGTGATTGGAGTATCTGGTACGGGTAAGTCTTCAGTCATTAATACTCTCTTTGGTACAAGGCTAGATATCAGTCACACAAAGGCTTGCACTAAAGATTTTATGGCAATCGAGCTTGAGGTGATTGGTAAAAAAGCTAAAAAAGAAGGAAAGAAAACAACTTTGCGTGTTTTTGATGCCCCTGGTCTTGGTGAAGATATTGAACGAGATCCTAATTATCTTGAGATGTATCACAAGTATTTGCCCCAATGTGACGTTATACTCTATCTTATTAGTGCTAGAAATAGAGCGATCGCTCTTGATCAAAAGTACATTCAAGAGCTAAAGGCTTACTCTAACAAAATGCTCTTTGCAATTAGTCAAGTTGATTTAGTAGAACCTTGTGATTGGGCTAACTTATCACCAATTCCCTCGCAATCTCAAGATGACAATATTCAAGAAATAATTAAAGATCGAGAACCTAGAATCTCTAAGATAGTTGAGCAGGATGTTAAATTAATTCCTTTTTCATCTTACAGAGGATATAACTTAGAAGTTTTATTTAATAACATTCTATCAACCTGCAAAGATGATAGAGCATGGTTATTTGATGTAATCAAGAGTTTTAGCTATGAAGACTTTCTCCCAAGCAATATCCAGTAA
- a CDS encoding response regulator transcription factor — MDRSATSATAMKEPSMKDHKRLLLIDDDPNLILLVKDYLEFRGYEVNTAENGREALEILEQDIPDMIICDVMMPEMDGYTFVEQVRQNERTGWIPVLFLSAKGQSADRVKGLNKGADVYMVKPFEPEELVAQVESSLKQTTRWKEHQAKGGENGSRIQVPFDVQLTPTELKVVQFVARGLANREIAEELNVSQRTVESHVSNMLGKTNLHNRTELARWAIENQMA, encoded by the coding sequence ATGGACCGAAGCGCGACAAGTGCCACTGCTATGAAAGAACCCAGCATGAAAGATCATAAAAGACTGCTACTGATTGATGATGACCCTAACCTCATCTTGCTGGTGAAGGATTACCTGGAATTTAGAGGCTATGAAGTCAACACCGCCGAAAATGGACGAGAAGCTCTGGAAATTCTTGAACAAGATATTCCAGATATGATCATCTGTGACGTAATGATGCCGGAAATGGACGGATATACTTTTGTAGAACAAGTCCGACAAAATGAACGCACCGGCTGGATTCCCGTACTTTTCCTCTCAGCAAAAGGACAAAGTGCAGACCGAGTTAAAGGTCTGAATAAAGGGGCTGACGTATATATGGTCAAGCCCTTTGAACCAGAAGAACTCGTAGCACAAGTAGAATCTTCACTGAAGCAAACTACTCGTTGGAAAGAACACCAAGCCAAAGGAGGAGAAAACGGTTCCCGTATTCAGGTTCCCTTTGATGTCCAGTTAACCCCCACAGAACTGAAAGTAGTACAGTTTGTGGCTAGGGGTTTAGCTAATCGGGAAATTGCTGAAGAATTAAACGTTAGTCAGCGTACAGTTGAAAGCCATGTGTCCAATATGTTGGGTAAAACCAACCTCCACAACCGCACCGAGCTAGCGCGTTGGGCGATTGAAAATCAAATGGCTTAA
- a CDS encoding GxxExxY protein has product MDENDLSGAIIGCGMRVHTALGPGLLESAYEECLCYELRKRFNVRKQVPLPLVYEKVELDCSYRLDLIVENKVIIEVKSVESLQPIHSVQLLTYLKLTKCKLGLLLNFNVLQLKEGIKRVVNNL; this is encoded by the coding sequence ATGGATGAGAATGATTTGAGTGGGGCGATTATTGGTTGTGGAATGCGGGTACATACGGCGTTGGGGCCGGGTTTATTGGAGTCAGCTTATGAGGAGTGTTTGTGTTATGAGTTGAGGAAGAGGTTTAATGTCAGGAAGCAAGTTCCATTACCGCTTGTGTATGAAAAGGTGGAATTGGATTGCAGTTATCGATTGGATTTAATAGTAGAAAATAAAGTAATCATCGAAGTCAAATCTGTAGAATCACTCCAACCAATTCACTCAGTCCAACTCTTAACCTACCTCAAACTCACCAAATGTAAACTCGGTCTCCTCCTCAACTTTAACGTCCTCCAACTCAAAGAAGGAATCAAACGCGTAGTCAACAACCTCTAA